One window of Artemia franciscana chromosome 16, ASM3288406v1, whole genome shotgun sequence genomic DNA carries:
- the LOC136036936 gene encoding rhodanese domain-containing protein CG4456-like, with product MKMFTKSQFLNWYSPVTSGKFQFAKILRAVIFRIEISRTMIAKLVFLVFELFALHNFIEANETTDESNSILTTENMAYEPVNFAQVQDGLAANSITLIDVRNRDELVNDGKIPGSENVPLPEVQTAFALDESQFKNKYGFPKPKDGDNVIITCRSGRRAVTALDQLKGLGYNKNYKIYSGSFLDWVQNNGPVERV from the exons ATGAAAATGTTCACAAAATCTCAGTTTTTAAATTGGTATTCTCCAGTCACCTCAGGAAAGTTTcaatttgccaaaattttgcGAGCAGTTATATTCag aatagagATAAGTAGGACAATGATTGCAAAACTTGTCTTCCTGGTCTTTGAATTGTTTGCTCTGCATAACTTTATCGAAGCTAATGAAACAACAGACGAGTCCAACTCGATTCTTACCACAGAGAACATGGCTTACG AACCCGTCAACTTCGCCCAAGTTCAAGACGGTCTTGCTGCAAACTCAATAACACTAATTGACGTCAGAAACCGTGATGAACTTGTTAATGATGGGAAGATCCCAGGATCAGAAAACGTACCTT TGCCTGAAGTCCAGACTGCATTTGCCCTAGATGAATCACAGTTCAAGAATAAATACGGATTTCCTAAGCCCAAAGATGGTGACAATGTAATTATAACATGCAGAAGTGGAAGGAGAGCCGTAACAGCACTGGACCAACTTAAAGGACTAGGATACAATAAAAACTATAA gATTTATTCCGGAAGTTTCCTCGATTGGGTACAAAACAACGGACCAGTAGAAAGAGTTTAA